A region of the Vallitalea okinawensis genome:
TAAGAAACAAATTGAATGCCATACAAACAATGTATGACACTTAACGAAGCTGTTTAAAGGTTAATCAATATAAAGATAAGGGTTTTTGCCCTTATCTGACTTTAAATGTACTAGAATTGTCCTAGGAGGAATATTATGTTTAATTTATTTAAAAAGAAAGAAGTTGCTCTTTATATGCCTGCTAAAGGTAAGGTGATTGAATTAGACCAGGTTCCTGATCAAGTCTTTGCTTCTAGGATGGTGGGAGATGGTGTAGCCTTCATACCTCATGATGGTTTGATAAAAGCACCATGTTCTGGAAAGGTGGTTCAAGTGTTTCCAACCAATCATGCTATTGGTATTGAATCAAAAGAAGGTCTTGAAGTACTTATACATCTTGGAATCGATACGGTTGAGCTAAAGGGCGAAGGATTTCAATCATTAATCAAAGAAGGTCAAGAGATCAAAAAAGGTGATCCATTAGCCAAAATGGACCTGAAATTAATAAAAGAAAAAGGAAAAGAAATTATTACGCCAGTGGTGATAACCAACATGGAAATAGTGAAGGAATTAAAACCTTGCCGATTGGATGAGACCATTGACGATGAAGTGATATTAAATATACGATTAAAGTAGGGATAGTATGCTTAGACAGGAAGTTGTATTAACATATGATTTTCATGCACGACCATCAACTCATCTTGTTAATCAGGCTATGAAGTTTAAATCCGACATTAAAATTCTATTAGGAGATCATGAAGCAAATGCAAAGAGTATTTTAAGTATTATGACCCTAGAATTAGTTATAGGAGACACCATTCAAATAGAAACCAGTGGAATAGATGAAGAAGAGGCTATGAAGAAGCTGGTACATATAATTGAGGTTCCGCAGGAAGAGGATTGGTAGAGTCCAATCCTCTTCTTTGCGACTTTTTCTCATAAAAATAGGACGTACTCATATAATGTAGTAAGACAAAGACATGGGGGCGGCCATGAATGATGTAAGAAATCAATTTTCAGCAGTATGTTTAACGATTGCATTAGCTTCGGTTTTGCTAAGATTAGGTTATGAAGATATTCTAGATAGTAGCTTGTTGAGAGCATTAGGGGATAGTGTCATCGTACATATACCCTTGCTATTGGGGTGCCTAGTTGCTATTAATTTGGACGAGGATAAAAGTTATAGATGTGTTATGCAAGTGATCTTTTTTTACTTAGCTATACAATATGTTTTAAACTATTTCGGTTACAGTGTTAGTATGTTAGCTGGATTTATAGCTGGACTCAGTTGTTATACTGACAGATTGATTAAGAAAAAATACTTTAAGTATGACAAAGAGCATTGGAGTTACATTTTCTACTTTGTGTTAGGGAGTATATGTGGCATTCTTTTAGGTATTTTCCAGTTTGCTTTGGAAAGTAACATAAACGCCTTTGCTCAGTGGTTAGCAAGTCTACCACAACATGTTAGTAGCTTTTTATATGGGATTAGTGAAGTCTTATTAAAGCCTTTGGGGTTAAATACTGAACTAAGAGAAGTGATTTTATATCAATACAGTAGTAGTGGGAACATTTTAGGTGATTATTACCTCTATCTTCAAGGTGATTCTGGAGCTGGTCTATATATGACTGGTGAGTATCCTATTATCATTTTTGGATCTTTAGGTATTATGACAGCAGTTTTATTTAACTTAGGTGAAAAAAAGAATCCTGCGACGGTAATAAGTGTAATCCTTTTATTTATTTCTGCTATTTTAACAGGAGTGACAGAAGGGATTGAACTTTTTATATTAGCTTTAGCACCTGTGCTCTACATCTTACATAGTTTATTATCAGGAGTCTCATTTTTACTATGTTCTTTATTAGACTGTAGAGAAGGTTATCGATTTTCAGCTGGGTTATGGGACTATATTGTTCAATATGGGAGTGCAGTCAATGGCGATATAATTATCCTACTAGGTATTCTGTTTTTTCTACTCTATCTCACTCTTTTTGTGACAATTTTAAATCCAGTGTTAATCAAAGATGGTGTTAATAGTATGAGGAAGAAAGTAGCCTTGCTCTCAATGAATTTTAAAACAATAAAAAATAACTTACAACGAGACAATGTTTTAGAAGAGGAACCAAAAGACTCTGAGGAACACATCATACATAAAATAACAGTAGACGAAGACGAAGGATTATGATACGCTTATAAAAGAATTTTGGTGTATGTATAAAAAATAGAATTTTATCTTGACAAGTTATGAAGTAAATGATAAAATACACAAGAACATGAAGAAGAAGTATCCACTTCTCACCTTAGCATAAAGATGACTAGGGTAAATACGGTAAGAAATGAAACCTCGTTATAGAGGGATGATTTACTGTGTACGAGAGTGGATAGACGTTTAGTTATCCACTTTTTTGTGTAGGAAAAGGAACCATATTAACTGCACATACATGAAAAGTAATGCTAGTCACATTTCATGTAGTGGAAATAAATAATCTATAATATAAATTTTTTGGAGGTGTACTACTATAAACGATTTAATGGTAAATGAGCAAATTCGCGACAGAGAAGTTAGATTGATTGATGAAAATGGAGAACAGCTTGGCATTATGTCTTCAAGGGATGCGCAAAAAATCGCCAAAGAAAAGAATCTTGATTTGGTGAAGGTGTCACCTCAAGCTAGACCACCAGTTTGTAAAATTATCAATTATGGTAAATTTAAATTCGAACAATCTAAAAAGCAAAAAGAAGCTAGGAAGAACCAAAAAATAGTTAGTATTAAAGAAGTGCGCTTATCACCTAATATAGAAGAGCACGATATCAATACAAAGATGAAAAATGCTAATAAGTTCTTATCAAAAGGTGATAGAGTTAAAGTAAGCGTACGCTTTAGAGGTCGAGAATTAGCTCACACTGAGGTAGGTAGAAAGATCCTATTAAATTTTGCTGAAGGCTTAAAAGAGGTAGGGGACGTTGAAAAACCTCCAAAGATGGAAGGTAGATTTATGGTTATGTTCTTAGCGCCAAAAAACTAAGATTACAATAAAGTTAAAAGGAGGATTCATTATGCCTAAAATTAAAACACATAGCGGAGCTGCTAAAAGATTTAAAAAAACAGGTAGTGGCAAATTAAAAAGAAACAAAGCATACAAAAGCCACATTTTAACTAAAAAATCTGCGAAAAGAAAAAGAAACTTAAGACATAGCACAGTAACAGATAAAACAAACGAAAAGCAAATCAAGAGATTATTACCATATTCATAATTTTTTTGGTATGACTTTGTTGGCTTGCAAGGACAAAGTTCAACCACAGAGTGAAAATTTTATTTTCACATTTCGATAATATAGATGCTTAAGTGCATATCGGTAGGAACAATTGAGAACAGGAGGTAAATAACATGGCAAGAGTTAAAGGAGCTATGAATACTCGTAAAAGACATAAGAGAGTATTAAAAATGGCTAAAGGTTATAGAGGTGCAAAATCAACACAATTTAGAACTGCTAAACCAGCGGTAATGAAATCTTTAAAGTATGCATATGTTGGTAGAAAGTTAAAGAAGAGAGAATTTAGAAGATTATGGATTGCTCGTATCAATGCAGCAACTAGAATCAATGGTTTATCTTATAGCAAATTTATGCATGGTTTAAAATTAGCTGGTATCGATTTAAATAGAAAAGTATTAGCTGATATTGCTGTTAACGATCCAGAAGGTTTCGCTAATTTAGTTGAAACTGCAAAAGCAAAAGTAGCTTAATAATAAATATGAATCCCTTTAGATAGTCTAAGGGGATTTTTTGATTTTTAAAAAGAGTAAGGTAAATAATTAAGCGCAGGAATTTGACTTTTCCTGCGCTACTTCATTATTTGCTTAGTTTATTATTGAATATGTTCATGATCCTGAAGATGATCCATACAATATTCATAGGTGCCATTACATTTTGAGCAGTATCTAAATTGCATATTAGGGTTATCTTTTTCAGTTACTCCACAAATAGTGCATTTATGGAAGCTAACATTATCAATAACCTTAGATTCAAATGCTGCCTGGTATTTTTTCTTACGTTTCTTTTGCTTTGCCTTAGTAAATATATTGTTACTAAAGAAGAGAAGAATATTAAGTAAGGATACCACAATAAATATTTTCGTACCAAGACCACCTGTTATAAAATTAAAAAGTAGGAAGGCTAAATCAAGATAAGCCAACCATTTCATCTTTACAGGTAAAATAAAGAATAGTCGTAATTCATAATTAGGAAACAATGCTGCAAAAGCTAAAAATAGTGATAAGTTGATATAGTATGCAGTTGCTGCAACGTTTACTCCTGTTATACCATAAACTAAAAAAGCGCCTAAAATTGTTCCCAATATACCTATTAAGTAAAATAAGTTGAATTTAAAAACGCCCCATACATTTTCTAAAGTTGATCCAATCATATAATAAAGATAAAGAACAAAGGCGATAAATAGCATAGATGTATTTGGTGGAATAAATATAAATGTAACTAAGCGCCAAATCTCACCACTTAAAACTCGACCTGGTACAAGGGTCATCATACTATATACTGGTAAATTCATTGCATCAAAAAAATAAAAGGCAAAATTGATTAAGACTACATAAAGCATTAAGTTCTTTATGCCAAACCGTCTACCATATTTTCGTTCAAGTTTATCTAAAAAATTCACAGTTAACCTCCTTATGTGTATGTGTATTACAGTACTAAACTGTGCTGTTGATTAAAAACATTATACTATATTTCTAATTAAGTAACAATTAAATAACTGTGAACAATTATTATACATTGCAAATAATTATAGTTCAAAAAGCGCTCAAATTTTTTGATATTAAACGCATGAGGTATTATTAATGGCTTATTGATATTATAACCTAACAATGTAAGAGTTAAATAGTTAATATTGAAAACTACTTAGTAGTATATATGGTAACTAATTTCCAAAGTACAGACTTATGGATAAGAGTGGCCGCCGCCACGTAAAATTATAATAAGAAAGCACCAACTTTCCTATTACATAAAAAAAGAAACTACCAAAAGGGCAGTTTCTTAATATTCTATATAATGATGTTCATTGTCTATAAAACGTATGTTGTTAGCTCATCACAATACTCACAGCTATATAATAACTTGCTGTTTTTGTGAACCAGTTTAAATTTAGGAGTGACATAGTCATC
Encoded here:
- a CDS encoding PTS sugar transporter subunit IIA, with the translated sequence MFNLFKKKEVALYMPAKGKVIELDQVPDQVFASRMVGDGVAFIPHDGLIKAPCSGKVVQVFPTNHAIGIESKEGLEVLIHLGIDTVELKGEGFQSLIKEGQEIKKGDPLAKMDLKLIKEKGKEIITPVVITNMEIVKELKPCRLDETIDDEVILNIRLK
- a CDS encoding HPr family phosphocarrier protein, with the translated sequence MLRQEVVLTYDFHARPSTHLVNQAMKFKSDIKILLGDHEANAKSILSIMTLELVIGDTIQIETSGIDEEEAMKKLVHIIEVPQEEDW
- a CDS encoding PTS transporter subunit EIIC, with amino-acid sequence MNDVRNQFSAVCLTIALASVLLRLGYEDILDSSLLRALGDSVIVHIPLLLGCLVAINLDEDKSYRCVMQVIFFYLAIQYVLNYFGYSVSMLAGFIAGLSCYTDRLIKKKYFKYDKEHWSYIFYFVLGSICGILLGIFQFALESNINAFAQWLASLPQHVSSFLYGISEVLLKPLGLNTELREVILYQYSSSGNILGDYYLYLQGDSGAGLYMTGEYPIIIFGSLGIMTAVLFNLGEKKNPATVISVILLFISAILTGVTEGIELFILALAPVLYILHSLLSGVSFLLCSLLDCREGYRFSAGLWDYIVQYGSAVNGDIIILLGILFFLLYLTLFVTILNPVLIKDGVNSMRKKVALLSMNFKTIKNNLQRDNVLEEEPKDSEEHIIHKITVDEDEGL
- the infC gene encoding translation initiation factor IF-3; protein product: MVNEQIRDREVRLIDENGEQLGIMSSRDAQKIAKEKNLDLVKVSPQARPPVCKIINYGKFKFEQSKKQKEARKNQKIVSIKEVRLSPNIEEHDINTKMKNANKFLSKGDRVKVSVRFRGRELAHTEVGRKILLNFAEGLKEVGDVEKPPKMEGRFMVMFLAPKN
- the rpmI gene encoding 50S ribosomal protein L35: MPKIKTHSGAAKRFKKTGSGKLKRNKAYKSHILTKKSAKRKRNLRHSTVTDKTNEKQIKRLLPYS
- the rplT gene encoding 50S ribosomal protein L20, giving the protein MARVKGAMNTRKRHKRVLKMAKGYRGAKSTQFRTAKPAVMKSLKYAYVGRKLKKREFRRLWIARINAATRINGLSYSKFMHGLKLAGIDLNRKVLADIAVNDPEGFANLVETAKAKVA
- a CDS encoding rhomboid family intramembrane serine protease, translated to MNFLDKLERKYGRRFGIKNLMLYVVLINFAFYFFDAMNLPVYSMMTLVPGRVLSGEIWRLVTFIFIPPNTSMLFIAFVLYLYYMIGSTLENVWGVFKFNLFYLIGILGTILGAFLVYGITGVNVAATAYYINLSLFLAFAALFPNYELRLFFILPVKMKWLAYLDLAFLLFNFITGGLGTKIFIVVSLLNILLFFSNNIFTKAKQKKRKKKYQAAFESKVIDNVSFHKCTICGVTEKDNPNMQFRYCSKCNGTYEYCMDHLQDHEHIQ